The following coding sequences are from one Neodiprion lecontei isolate iyNeoLeco1 chromosome 7, iyNeoLeco1.1, whole genome shotgun sequence window:
- the LOC107225037 gene encoding zinc finger protein 77 — translation MSCGIKIECKEEFPNVQDSSQNLQNTAHSPNLKFSIPAIPLEHSHNQEVLKNVDSQTCNSTSSAELHSKTSKELNLHLKTESVELETLNEKTLKQSPKYDRYALPWDFVDVRHAHDDENLKNAPKVPTKRAKSPALVRPELYEGKMNKSPKCNERNRENLTCEICDRPFQYMSLLTQHIQTHNKSNYHECDTCGKKFKLKQCLQKHLRSHESKTYSYDECHRTYKRKSTLRQHIKTHSLDSLDNWLIRQTKLTENTQLTSKNHKEDEKKSTIDKESAKSSNGGRVDTKEPKKTYVCDICGERFKKKSSLAVHIEFLHIEILKEHDEKLKPSSSKSNIKRPYPCSICGKRFTQTSHVGRHKKASHSGSKPHTCKLCNEGFSTTSSLKRHMLNKHNDTSTKGTNHRNIQGNKLLEVKNFTCKICDKSFICASDLRRHCAIHDARKPYECDICKKQFRIKSYLYAHILTHDNWRPYPCHSCPKLYRRKSSLQRHVQINHSVKTKYNCSDCWKSYKHLVSYRSHMKKCHGVQPSKI, via the exons ATGTCGTgcggtataaaaattgaatgtaaagAAGAATTTCCAAATGTGCAAGACAGCAGCCAAAATCTGCAGAACACTGCTCATTCTCCCAATCTCAAGTTTTCCATTCCAGCTATCCCCCTTGAACATTCACATAATCAAgaagtattgaaaaatgtagattCTCAAACCTGTAATTCGACATCTTCGGCCGAACTTCATTCAAAAACAAGCAAAGAA CTGAATCTACATTTGAAGACAGAATCTGTAgaacttgaaactttgaatgaaaaaacacTGAAACAATCGCCCAAATATGATCGATACGCATTACCGTGGGATTTTGTGGATGTTCGGCACGCACATGATGACGAGAATCTTAAAAATGCTCCAAAAGTGCCAACGAAACGTGCAAAATCACCAGCCCTCGTTCGACCCGAACTTTATGAAGGTAAGATGAACAAATCACCAAAGTGTAACGAGCGAAACAGAGAAAATCTCACTTGCGAAATCTGCGACAGACCATTTCAATACATGTCACTGTTGACTCAACACATCCAAACTCACAATAAGTCCAATTATCACGAATGTGATACATGtggaaagaaattcaaattgaaacaATGTTTGCAAAAACATTTACGATCGCATGAATCGAAAACATACTCTTATGACGAATGCCACAGAACATACAAAAGGAAATCAACCCTGAGGCAGCATATTAAAACACATAGTCTGGATAGCCTTGACAATTGGTTGATTAGACAGACTAAACTTACTGAGAACACACAGTTAACATCAAAGAATCATaaagaagatgagaaaaaatctacAATAGATAAAGAATCAGCCAAATCTTCAAATGGGGGAAGGGTGGATACCAAAGAACCAAAAAAAACTTACGTGTGTGACATTTGTGGTGaacggtttaaaaaaaaatcaagtttaGCAGTCcacattgaatttttacatATTGAAATCCTTAAGGAACATGACGAGAAGCTTAAGCCTTCATCTTCTAAATCAAACATAAAAAGACCATATCCATGCAGCATTTGCGGCAAAAGATTTACGCAAACGTCGCATGTGGGAAGGCATAAAAAGGCAAGTCATTCCGGTAGTAAACCTCATACCTGCAAATTGTGTAATGAAGGGTTCTCTACAACGTCAAGCCTAAAACGACACATGTTGAATAAACACAATGACACATCAACGAAAGGAACAAACCATCGAAATATTCAAGGTAACAAATTACTAgaggttaaaaattttacctgcAAAATTTGTGACAAGTCTTTTATATGTGCCAGTGATTTGCGTCGCCATTGCGCAATTCACGATGCCCGGAAACCGTATGAGTGCGACATTTGTAAGAAACAATTTCGAATTAAATCCTACTTATATGCACACATATTAACGCATGACAATTGGAGACCGTATCCATGTCACAGTTGCCCAAAACTATACAGACGTAAATCGAGTCTCCAGAGACACGTTCAAATTAATCATTCGgttaaaacaaaatacaacTGCAGCGATTGTTGGAAGTCTTACAAACACTTAGTGTCTTATCGCTCTCACATGAAGAAATGTCATGGAGTTCAGCCTTCCAAAATCTGA
- the LOC107225040 gene encoding allergen Tha p 1 isoform X2 encodes MKNGQEFGEFGLWMLVGYKISDTPLSQHQLAVPSGPHRICNHEDLLPDALENDCKSCNDRQKAGSEKVIRFLVNERPEIWDKLAKKFDPDNRYRVKFQADAKKAGIAL; translated from the exons ATGAAGAATGGCCAAGAGTTCGGGGAATTCGGACTCTGGATGCTCGTCGGGTATAAAATCTCGGACACACCGCTCTCTCAGCATCAGTTAGCCGTTCCGTCTGGACCGCATCGCATCTGTAACCATGAAG ACTTGCTGCCTGACGCCCTGGAAAATGACTGCAAAAGTTGTAACGATCGCCAGAAAGCTGGCTCGGAGAAGGTTATCCGGTTCTTGGTGAACGAG CGTCCTGAAATTTGGGACAAACTGGCCAAGAAATTCGATCCCGACAACCGATACAGAGTCAAGTTTCAGGCTGATGCAAAAAAGGCTGGAATCGCACTGTGA
- the LOC107225040 gene encoding allergen Tha p 1 isoform X1 — protein sequence MKVAIFLLVVVACAVTAKPAGYTTKYDNIDLDQILKSSRLLTNYVNCLLEVGNCTPDGKELKNLLPDALENDCKSCNDRQKAGSEKVIRFLVNERPEIWDKLAKKFDPDNRYRVKFQADAKKAGIAL from the exons ATGAAG GTTGCCATTTTTCTATTGGTCGTCGTGGCTTGCGCCGTTACTGCAAAGCCTGCAGGCTACACAACAAAGTATGATAACATCGACTTGgaccaaattttgaaaagctcACGACTGCTTACGAACTATGTTAATTGCCTTTTGGAAGTCGGTAATTGTACACCAGACGGCAAGGAGTTAAAGA ACTTGCTGCCTGACGCCCTGGAAAATGACTGCAAAAGTTGTAACGATCGCCAGAAAGCTGGCTCGGAGAAGGTTATCCGGTTCTTGGTGAACGAG CGTCCTGAAATTTGGGACAAACTGGCCAAGAAATTCGATCCCGACAACCGATACAGAGTCAAGTTTCAGGCTGATGCAAAAAAGGCTGGAATCGCACTGTGA